In Nymphaea colorata isolate Beijing-Zhang1983 chromosome 3, ASM883128v2, whole genome shotgun sequence, a genomic segment contains:
- the LOC116250941 gene encoding probable monogalactosyldiacylglycerol synthase 3, chloroplastic, which translates to MVTSVVSPRKWVKETVIESILGYERCSFSSSSSSAFSSLSPSRGFGLDDDQGGGLELLQMGAERTKNVLILMSDTGGGHRASAEAIKDAFRLEFGDQYRVFVKDLWKEHTGWPLNDMERSYKFMLKHLRLWKVVFHGSSPRLVHCLYLAAFAAYYAKEVEEGLMKYKPDIIISVHPLMQHIPLWVLKWQGLHKKVVFVTVITDLNTCHPTWFHTGVTRCYCPSEEVSNRALLDGLNPSQIRIFGLPVRPSFCHAVFSKDELRVELAMDRQLPAVLLMGGGEGMGPVEETARALEEALYDEQLGKPIGQIVIICGRNQVLASKLKSINWEVPVKVRSFEKQMEKWMAACDCIITKAGPGTIAEALIRGLPIILNDFIPGQEVGNVPYVVENGAGVFSKCPKQTANLVARWFGSDAHELRKMSQNALKLAQPKAVFNIVRDIDELMHKQGILSRIKYSLVPTSFACLA; encoded by the exons ATGGTGACGTCGGTGGTGTCGCCGAGGAAGTGGGTGAAGGAGACGGTGATCGAGAGCATCCTCGGCTACGAGAGatgctctttctcttcttcctcttcctctgcttTCTCTTCGCTGTCTCCTTCGCGTGGCTTCGGCCTCGATGATGATCAGGGTGGCGGCTTGGAGCTGCTTCAGATGGGGGCAGAGCGCACAAAGAACGTCCTCATCCTGATGAGCGACACCGGCGGCGGCCACCGGGCGTCCGCTGAGGCGATCAAGGACGCTTTCCGTTTGGAATTTGGCGATCAGTACAga GTGTTCGTCAAGGACCTCTGGAAAGAACACACGGGCTGGCCGCTGAATGATATGGAGCGATCGTATAAGTTCATGTTGAAGCATCTACGGCTTTGGAAGGTCGTCTTCCATGGCAGCTCCCCTCGCTTGGTCCATTGTCTCTACCTCGCCGCGTTTGCCGCCTATTATGCAAA AGAGGTGGAAGAAGGTCTGATGAAGTACAAGCCAGATATTATCATTAGCGTTCACCCTCTCATGCAACACATTCCCCTTTGGGTGCTCAAATGGCAGGGCCTCCATAAGAAGGTGGTTTTCGTCACCGTCATTACAGATCTCAACACTTGCCACCCCACATG GTTTCACACCGGCGTTACAAGGTGCTATTGCCCATCAGAGGAGGTCTCAAACAGGGCACTGCTAGATGGACTAAACCCTTCTCAGATACGCATCTTCGGTCTGCCCGTTCGACCATCCTTCTGTCATGCTGTTTTCTCTAAG GATGAATTAAGGGTGGAACTTGCAATGGATCGGCAACTGCCTGCAGTATTGCTGATGGGAGGTGGAGAGGGTATGGGTCCTGTTGAGGAAACAGCAAGAGCACTTGAGGAAGCTCTGTATGATGAACAACTTGGCAAGCCCATAGGGCAGATTGTCATAATTTGTGGCCGGAACCAAGTTCTTgcatcaaaactgaaatcaattAATTGGGAAGTACCGGTGAAG GTCAGGAGCTTTGAGAAGCAGATGGAGAAATGGATGGCAGCTTGTGATTGCATTATCACTAAG GCTGGGCCTGGCACCATTGCCGAAGCTTTGATCCGTGGACTACCCATAATCCTCAACGATTTCATCCCTGGGCAG GAAGTCGGCAACGTGCCTTACGTTGTTGAAAATGGAGCAGGAGTTTTTTCCAAGTGCCCAAAGCAAACTGCGAATCTGGTTGCCCGTTGGTTCGGCTCAGACGCTCATGAGCTCAGAAAGATGTCCCAAAATGCACTCAAGCTAGCACAGCCAAAAGCAGTCTTCAACATTGTTAGAGACATTGACGAGCTCATGCA